Within the Salvia hispanica cultivar TCC Black 2014 chromosome 4, UniMelb_Shisp_WGS_1.0, whole genome shotgun sequence genome, the region gccttttctctcttggAAATCAGACGACTAGCGGAGCTGCTCGCGTGCCCCTTCGTCTTTACCACATCCGGAGGGTGGACCTCGACGACTTCCGGCCTTTCCATTCCATAAAACTGTTCAATCATTCGCCTCTTCTCAGAAGCGGATGGCAAAGGAGTTCCAGCTTGAAGTGAATTACCAAGTTCCTCCAATCCACCTACGAATGCACGAAGCACATCAATGTCCGTCTCAAATCGACGAAGAAAACCATAGAACAGTGAGATCCCTTGCTTTGAAACCTTTTGGGTTTCATCAACAATGGACTGTGTAGGTAAAGTCTCATCAACATGTCCATGGACAGCCTTAACCAGCGGAGTCTTCATCCATCTACTTGCACAGTATTTATCCGGaatcttttttacttcattgttcCGGAACAAAAAGAAGACATGGCTGCACAGATAGCCCTGCCTACTGAATAGTTTGCAATCACAAGAATATGAGTCGCCAGTCTTATCATGTCTCACAAAGTAGGAATCGCGAAGGCTGTCTCCAAGTTTGTAGGTGTCAACACTGTTTGCAGATGAGAACCCCAAAACGCGACATCTGTCATTTCCATCAACAATCtcctcttttattttcttgaacatACTATCTGTGTACAGAGTAGAAGCATGTTTCTCGAAAGGCAGAGTAGTGGCCAATATAGGCAGGGCAGTCGCGTCTTGGTAGTCCAGCTTTGTTCTACTATTCCGCTGAAAATCCACAGCTTGGTTGAAATTCAAGTAGAATTCGGCAATGTTGTTCCGTGGtttgagaaattttttatagaaGCTGTTCTCTGACTCAGAAATAGAGGTGGTCCTAATCATCGAGCCCATCGGGAAATCTCTgaattttgcactgttttaaggccattatttggtccgtttttgtcatcaaaatcactctacatgtccattatttgcatattctatacattttggtattttgacgtgttttgtgagaaatgtgcatatttgagccgaaaagtgggagtaaaaacgcatagtcTGAAAATGCACTGGGAGTCGAGACGGCGACCGATGCGACCGCCGcgaagttgtacggcgaccgccggcgcccgggcGGTCAGAGCatgtggcggcccgcctcggaaatttacgctaggagaagagtctcgcccggcgaccgctcggaggacatgtggcggtccgccaccgaaggAGTCAGAGTCTCTCGGACTCCAACGCGCCgtccaaggtgcggcggcccgccgaagaaaggcggcgaatccgaccagccctagatttgctccaagatttaccaaattttgaagatcttttccttctgttatacaattccgttttctatttaatatccgttttgtttttactttgtttcttccctaagttaatcatgatgcttcataattgagtgacacaattatgtatgattcaatacaacttgcttcataacgtGACatgagttctagcgagttagatccacttagtagacactacagttagcttcctttaaaacggcacttgttaattgagagtgaggacttttcaagggtcttaggagctttttggagttacgtgttaggattgacaaccctaatgttagtaatcaacgtttgtttcgcatgagcataagctaggtgactcgtcctttcaaaagtattaactgtgctagggtattgtagtttggaatttgtataaccattaaagcgaaagcacatccctggaattccccttatctctatacttttctctccgtgatttgcttgtttttagttgtttactgtttttaatatttactgttttcaaaaagtttccAATAATTCTTgcttctccagatagtaattgagttctagtagaagatagacactttatgtacatcttccccgtgttcgatacccggtactaaccttttgctatactatacctactctgtatacttgcaggtatttatagtgcaaataaaaagtgcatcagaAATCTCTGAAGTATGCAGGTATCCATAATTGCCTGTAGTCGTACAATGTCTTCAACCAACCATGGTCTTCCAGGTCGTAACGTTCAAGTACTCCATTCCACTCTTCTTCGAACTCGTCGGGTTCAAGCAGATCCGACCAGACGCATGCATTGAACTCTTTCTTGAAATCTTCGTCCCGCAACAACCGACCAGGAACTTTATTGGCCAACTTATGCATGATATGCCACATACACCATCTGTGGCGAGTCCCGACAAGAATCTCTTCAATAGCCGATCTCATCCCCAAATCTTGATCTGTAACAATCATCTTCGGAGCAACCCCCATACATTGGACAAAATGTCTAAACAGCCATGCAAAATCGCTTGTCTTCTCGTTGCTTACCAAACCAGCAGCGAAAGTCACTAGTCGTCCATGATTGTCCTTTCCCGTGAATGGCGCGAAGATCATACAATACCTGCGTAACATAAGCCaacataattcaataaaagtACATTGTAATGCATGCAAAATACATTGTAATGcatacaataatgtacatattcAAATGTTATAATGCACGACAGGTATACCTATTGGTGTTGTAGGTGGTGTCAAAAGCCACAATATCACCGAACATATGGTAATTTCTCTTCATCAAACCATCACACCAGAACAAAGCAACAAGCTGGTTGCTAGCATTAACCTCGTACTCATATGTGAATGCTTCGGACATCTCCTTCTTCCTAGCCATATCATCCAAAACTATTTGTACTTCAAAACCATGAGCGTATGCTTTGATGTCTCGTGAAGCATTCCTTATATCCCCAACATTGCAGCCAACGAGCTGAAAACCACCCAGAATTTCCTTCAGCACATTAAACGTGAGCGTGAGACCTATGTTAGCCTTTGAACAATCAAGGATAAATTGGTGATGTACGTCGTCCAACTTTTGATTGATTGACATAAACTGCTGATGCTCTGTCCCAACCATGTAATGGTTATGAACTTCGTTAAACTCCTCGACAGTATAACCTGAAACTCCTCCGTCGGAGAAGAACTT harbors:
- the LOC125221017 gene encoding protein FAR1-RELATED SEQUENCE 9-like codes for the protein MGSMIRTTSISESENSFYKKFLKPRNNIAEFYLNFNQAVDFQRNSRTKLDYQDATALPILATTLPFEKHASTLYTDSMFKKIKEEIVDGNDRCRVLGFSSANSVDTYKLGDSLRDSYFVRHDKTGDSYSCDCKLFSRQGYLCSHVFFLFRNNEVKKIPDKYCASRWMKTPLVKAVHGHVDETLPTQSIVDETQKVSKQGISLFYGFLRRFETDIDVLRAFVGGLEELGNSLQAGTPLPSASEKRRMIEQFYGMERPEVVEVHPPDVVKTKGHASSSASRLISKREKAIKDATRPLRRCKACDELCHHDSRNCPMLKELETENELRKVKRKS
- the LOC125221018 gene encoding protein FAR1-RELATED SEQUENCE 5-like — encoded protein: MEEGGSSTMDEAYDSNMDEVVVVPECSKELKLVVGQKFKSLDFCFAFYDVYARAVGFVTRKSQMRKTDGIITWYNVVCNREGSKKSSEDDQANVRSGFSLKRRRLSKRCSCKASSSFKFFSDGGVSGYTVEEFNEVHNHYMVGTEHQQFMSINQKLDDVHHQFILDCSKANIGLTLTFNVLKEILGGFQLVGCNVGDIRNASRDIKAYAHGFEVQIVLDDMARKKEMSEAFTYEYEVNASNQLVALFWCDGLMKRNYHMFGDIVAFDTTYNTNRYCMIFAPFTGKDNHGRLVTFAAGLVSNEKTSDFAWLFRHFVQCMGVAPKMIVTDQDLGMRSAIEEILVGTRHRWCMWHIMHKLANKVPGRLLRDEDFKKEFNACVWSDLLEPDEFEEEWNGVLERYDLEDHGWLKTLYDYRQLWIPAYFRDF